From Scatophagus argus isolate fScaArg1 chromosome 2, fScaArg1.pri, whole genome shotgun sequence, a single genomic window includes:
- the LOC124051305 gene encoding aspartate aminotransferase, cytoplasmic-like isoform X1: protein MSVFSDVPQALPVAVFKLTADFREDSHPQKVNLGVGAYRTDDCQPWVLPVVKKVERLIVEDDSLNHEYLPILGLPEFRSASSKLALGDDSPAIKDNRVGGVQCLGGTGALRIGAEFLRRWYNGVNNTATPVYVSAPTWENHNSVFADAGFKDIRPYHYWDAAKRGLDLAGLLDDLEKAPECSIFVLHACAHNPTGTDPSQEEWKQIAEVMKRRKLFVFFDSAYQGFASGSLEKDAWALRYFVSEGFELFVAQSFSKNFGLYNERVGNLTVVAQDNENLTRILSQMEKIVRTTWSNPPSQGARIVSKTLNSPELFTEWKGNVKTMADRILLMRDQLKAKLQALGTPGTWDHITQQIGMFSFTGLNPKQVEYMIKEKHVYLMASGRINMCGLTTKNIDYVAQSIHEAVTKCPHSVADQTSEPDAWQPLNCTPVLWCRL from the exons ATGTCCGTCTTCAGCGATGTCCCGCAGGCTCTTCCGGTAGCAGTCTTCAAACTGACTGCTGATTTCAGGGAGGACAGCCACCCGCAGAAGGTGAATCTGGGAGTTGGAG CCTACCGTACCGATGACTGCCAGCCCTGGGTGCTGCCGGTGGTGAAGAAGGTGGAGCGGCTGATCGTGGAGGACGACAGTCTGAACCATGAGTACCTGCCCATCCTCGGCCTGCCCGAGTTCCGCTCCGCCTCGTCCAAGTTGGCCCTGGGAGACGACAGCCCCGCCATCAAGGACAACAGG GTGGGAGGGGTTCAGTGTCTGGGTGGGACGGGCGCGTTGAGGATCGGGGCTGAGTTCCTGCGGCGTTGGTACAACGGCGTCAACAATACGGCGACGCCCGTCTACGTCTCGGCGCCCACCTGGG AGAACCACAATAGTGTGTTTGCTGACGCTGGCTTCAAAGACATCCGTCCCTACCACTACTGGGATGCTGCTAAAAGGGGCCTGGACCTCGCCGGGCTCCTGGATGACCTGGAG AAAGCTCCAGAATGCTCCATCTTCGTCCTCCACGCCTGCGCACACAACCCCACCGGCACCGACCCGAGCCAGGAGGAGTGGAAGCAGATCGCCGAGGTCATGAAG AGGAGGAAGCTCTTTGTGTTCTTTGACTCGGCGTATCAGGGCTTCGCCTCTGGCAGTTTGGAGAAAGACGCCTGGGCCCTCCGCTACTTTGTGTCCGAGGGCTTTGAGCTGTTTGTGGCTCAGTCCTTCTCCAAGAACTTCGGCCTTTACA ACGAGAGAGTCGGCAACCTGACTGTGGTTGCCCAGGACAACGAGAACCTGACCCGCATCCTGTCCCAGATGGAGAAGATCGTCAGGACGACTTGGTCCAACCCGCCGTCTCAGGGAGCCCGCATCGTCAGCAAGACCCTCAACAGCCCCGAGCTCTTCACTGAATG GAAGGGTAACGTGAAGACCATGGCCGATCGCATCCTGTTGATGAGGGATCAGCTGAAGGCCAAGCTGCAGGCCCTGGGCACCCCGGGGACCTGGGACCACATCACCCAGCAAATCGGCATGTTCAGCTTCACCGGCCTGAACC CCAAACAGGTGGAGTACATGATCAAAGAGAAGCACGTGTACCTGATGGCCAGCGGTCGCATCAACATGTGCGGTCTGACCACCAAGAACATCGACTACGTCGCCCAGTCCATCCACGAGGCCGTCACCAAG TGTCCTCATTCTGTTGCAGATCAGACCTCAGAGCCCGACGCTTGGCAGCCACTGAACTGCACTCCCGTCTTGTGGTGTCGTTTGTGA
- the LOC124051305 gene encoding aspartate aminotransferase, cytoplasmic-like isoform X2: protein MSVFSDVPQALPVAVFKLTADFREDSHPQKVNLGVGAYRTDDCQPWVLPVVKKVERLIVEDDSLNHEYLPILGLPEFRSASSKLALGDDSPAIKDNRVGGVQCLGGTGALRIGAEFLRRWYNGVNNTATPVYVSAPTWENHNSVFADAGFKDIRPYHYWDAAKRGLDLAGLLDDLEKAPECSIFVLHACAHNPTGTDPSQEEWKQIAEVMKRRKLFVFFDSAYQGFASGSLEKDAWALRYFVSEGFELFVAQSFSKNFGLYNERVGNLTVVAQDNENLTRILSQMEKIVRTTWSNPPSQGARIVSKTLNSPELFTEWKGNVKTMADRILLMRDQLKAKLQALGTPGTWDHITQQIGMFSFTGLNPKQVEYMIKEKHVYLMASGRINMCGLTTKNIDYVAQSIHEAVTKVQ from the exons ATGTCCGTCTTCAGCGATGTCCCGCAGGCTCTTCCGGTAGCAGTCTTCAAACTGACTGCTGATTTCAGGGAGGACAGCCACCCGCAGAAGGTGAATCTGGGAGTTGGAG CCTACCGTACCGATGACTGCCAGCCCTGGGTGCTGCCGGTGGTGAAGAAGGTGGAGCGGCTGATCGTGGAGGACGACAGTCTGAACCATGAGTACCTGCCCATCCTCGGCCTGCCCGAGTTCCGCTCCGCCTCGTCCAAGTTGGCCCTGGGAGACGACAGCCCCGCCATCAAGGACAACAGG GTGGGAGGGGTTCAGTGTCTGGGTGGGACGGGCGCGTTGAGGATCGGGGCTGAGTTCCTGCGGCGTTGGTACAACGGCGTCAACAATACGGCGACGCCCGTCTACGTCTCGGCGCCCACCTGGG AGAACCACAATAGTGTGTTTGCTGACGCTGGCTTCAAAGACATCCGTCCCTACCACTACTGGGATGCTGCTAAAAGGGGCCTGGACCTCGCCGGGCTCCTGGATGACCTGGAG AAAGCTCCAGAATGCTCCATCTTCGTCCTCCACGCCTGCGCACACAACCCCACCGGCACCGACCCGAGCCAGGAGGAGTGGAAGCAGATCGCCGAGGTCATGAAG AGGAGGAAGCTCTTTGTGTTCTTTGACTCGGCGTATCAGGGCTTCGCCTCTGGCAGTTTGGAGAAAGACGCCTGGGCCCTCCGCTACTTTGTGTCCGAGGGCTTTGAGCTGTTTGTGGCTCAGTCCTTCTCCAAGAACTTCGGCCTTTACA ACGAGAGAGTCGGCAACCTGACTGTGGTTGCCCAGGACAACGAGAACCTGACCCGCATCCTGTCCCAGATGGAGAAGATCGTCAGGACGACTTGGTCCAACCCGCCGTCTCAGGGAGCCCGCATCGTCAGCAAGACCCTCAACAGCCCCGAGCTCTTCACTGAATG GAAGGGTAACGTGAAGACCATGGCCGATCGCATCCTGTTGATGAGGGATCAGCTGAAGGCCAAGCTGCAGGCCCTGGGCACCCCGGGGACCTGGGACCACATCACCCAGCAAATCGGCATGTTCAGCTTCACCGGCCTGAACC CCAAACAGGTGGAGTACATGATCAAAGAGAAGCACGTGTACCTGATGGCCAGCGGTCGCATCAACATGTGCGGTCTGACCACCAAGAACATCGACTACGTCGCCCAGTCCATCCACGAGGCCGTCACCAAGGTCCAGTAA